In Anopheles bellator chromosome 2, idAnoBellAS_SP24_06.2, whole genome shotgun sequence, the genomic stretch CCAAAAACACTACAACTAAAACACGATGCGCGGCTGCCCTCGGAACTTTTCGAAAAAGTGGGCCCGGCCATTTTTAGTGGCCACATTTTTCGGCCGCTCAATTGGGCGGCTGGTGTGATGGGCGATTTCGTGTGATTGTGCATTTTGTATTAAGCATTATTAATAAAGacatttttccaaaaattctACACCGATGCAAACgtggtaaaaaaaatgtgacaaTAATTTTGAATTGCACCGGACGCGCACCGTTTCGTGACATTTCGGCACAGCATCCTTTGTCACATCAACAAGCATCCATTGCCATGGCAACCAGAGAAAGGACATGCGGAGTCCGCGCAGATGATGATAACAAAAGCATTTGTCAAAATGACGGCAAGAAGAACCTGAAAATCGATACTCCGAAATCTCATCTCACGGGATCGTCGTTCCGTTGTGCGCCAGGACCAGGATAAAACCGTTTGCGGAAGCTGGGACTGCAAGTGGCGTATTAGTCGTCGGAGGCACATCGCACGTGGACAAGTATGTCGTCTAAAGCAGGCAACCCCAAGGGCGGTGTCCGAGATGGTAATGGTTTGTGGTGCAAAAATGGAACATGGCTTTCGACTCACAGCTTGGTTGATGACCTCTCTCAACCGCTCTTCCAGAAGATCTCTCAACGGAATCCGTGGAAGTGCTGCGGGAACGGTTAAACACCATGAAACGGCTGATTGCCGAGCGCcagaacagcagcagcagcagcagcggatcgTCGGAGATGTGGAGCCCGCACACGCGGGCCTCCAGCTGCAGTGGCATCATCGATGGCAACTTTCTCAGCGTTGCCTTCGGCGGAGCATTGATTGTTATCCTTTCCGTGTCCGTTTACGCGTTCTACAATCTGTACTTCGCTGTGCTAAAGAAGTTCCCCTCACAGCACACGGAATTGTAAGCCAGTCCATCGGGCGGTGCCGGATCGCATAATTTTACCTATACCTAACATAATAGACAAATCTTCCTAATAAAGTGTCATAGGAAACTaggaaatgtatgaaaatCTCCCCTTTTCCGCACACCAGGTGAGCTCATTCTCACTCTGGTGAGCCGAGCTCAGCATTCTCACTGTCTCGCTTCGTGAGATTAGAAACCGCGAAACGTCTCAAACCGTGTTTATATACGGAGACGCAGCCCATCTGAGCTTGCGAATTGTCAGATTGAGCATGCTGTTTGAAAACGTGTTGATTGCGATGCGGATTTTGGTGCTTTGGTAAAATTGGGTAGAATTTAGAAAATTGGTCCCAAATGACGCTCGGCAGGATGGGGCTGACGAAACAGTACCTAACGTACAAGGCGGCATCGAGTTTCAATATCATCGCAAGTGGCCGAGCCAATATCTCGTTCGTCAGCGTCAACGGCATCGATGGGCGGTACgttgtggtggccgcggccgagaAGGTGATCGTGTGGAACATGAGGTAGGTGTCGAGCGGATTAATCTCCTATCACAGCGCCCCCCCTGTCTCACTGTGTCCCCGCTTGCAGGTTGAGCGAAAAGGTGGCCGAGTTTAAGCGCGACAAGCAGGAGGTCACACACCTGCGGGCAAGCCCCGATCAGAAGCACCTGGCCGTGGGGTACGCAGACGGTGTGGTGGAATTGTTCGACTTCGATAGCCAGCTGTCAGTGTGTAGTTTGGCCGCACACCGGTCAGCGGTCAGTGCGCTGAACTTTGATCTGCTCGGCCTACAgctcgtttccggtgccctGGACAACGATGTGGTCGTCTCGGACGTGGTGGCGCACGAAGGCAAATGTCGACTGTCCGGTCACACGGCCCCCGTTACTCAGGCGTGTTTCATGCAGCGCTACCAGGATGTGGTCGTTTCCTGTTCGAAGGACACCCAGATAAAGTTCTGGAATCTGGAAACCCAGTGTTGCTTCAAGACGATCGTCGATCACCGGACGGAGGTGTGGGGCATTGCTCTGATGCGGAACGATGATTTTCTCGTCTGCGGAACGGCCGATACGCAGCTCTCGGTGTACCGCATCGTCCCGCTAGCGGACGACCAACCGTCCACCCTACCCGGGGTGACCCCGATAGAGGAAGAGAGCACCGTCAGTCCGTTCCGCTGTACGGCCATCGGGAGCATTCAGCGAGCGGGCCATGGGCGCACCATCAACCTGGTGGCGGACACCAACGGTCAAGTGCTTGGGTGCCACGGTACGGACAAAAAGATCGAGCTGTTCTACTTCTGCACGATCGATGAAGCGCTGAAGAAGCTAACGAAGCGAatgaagaaactgaaaaccAAGGTCGGAACGGAAGACTCTCCGTCCGCTCCGGAAGCGCGACAGGTGGCGTTAACGGACGAAATCAAGCGGCTACCGTCGCTCGTGACACCGGAGAAAGTGAAGTCTTTCGATATGCTCCTCGGAAGTCGCAATGAGCTGCGCGTTTGCTGTACGTTTCTGAAGAACTTTGTGCAGCTGTCGTCGCTCGCTTTGGGCACGAAATCGGCGCAACCGGTCACGCTGCACACGGTGCAGAAGCAGGGCCACCCGTCGGAGGTGCGTAGCGTTTCGTTCAGCTCCGACAGCCTGGCGATCGCTTCGGGCAGTGCCGAGTCCCTGAAACTGTGGAGTCGATCGTCGCAAACCGTGCTGCGGACGGTGCCGACCGACGGTGGGTATGTCGTGAGCACGTGCTTCGTTCCCGGCGATCGGCACGTGCTGGTGGGCGTGAAATCGGGCCAGCTGCTGATCGTGGACATTGCGGCGGCCGAGATAATCGAACGCATCGAGGCACACGAGAAGGAACTGTGGAGCATCTCGCTAACGCCCGGCATGCACGGATGCGTCACGGCTGGTGGCGATACGACAGTTAAGTTCTGGTCATTCGAGCTCATTGGTGGGGCGGAACAGGGCGACGTAAAGGTGCTTTCGTTGCTGCACAAAAACACCCTCAAACTGGAGGAAGCGGTCCTGTGTGTACGCATCTCACCGAACGGCAAGTATCTGGCGGTGGCCCTGCTCGACACGACGGTCAAAATATTCTTCCTCGACACGCTCAAGTTCTACCTGTCGCTCTACGGTCACAAGCTCCCCGTGCTGACGATGGACATTGCGTACGATTCGTCGATCATCGTCACCGGTTCGGCCGATCGGACGATCAAGATTTGGGGCATGGACTTTGGCGACTGTCACCGTTCGCTGCTGGCCCACGACAACTCGGTGACGGCGCTGCAGTTCGTTCCGAAGACGCACCTATTCTTTTCCTGCGGCAAAGACGGCCGGGTGAAGCAGTGGGACGCGGACAGTTTCCAGAAGATCATCACGCTCGCGGGACACCTGGGCGAAGCGTACGATCTGGCCGTCAGCCCGAACGGCCGGTACGTCGTGAGCTGCGGTTCCGACCGCACACTGCGCCTCTTCAAGCGCACCGACGAACCGCTCGTCCTGCAGGACGCCCAGGAGGAGGAACGCGAGGAGCTGGAAAACGCGACACTGGCCACGGGAGAAGAATCCAGCGTGCCGGGGCTGCCGGGACTGCGGCTTCCGTCGAAGAAAACGGTCGGCGCGGAAAAGGGAGCCGAAAACATTCTCGAATGCCTCGAGGTGTGCCGGAAGTACGAAGCGGAGGGCTGCAAGGGCCCCTTGCCGCCGCTCATGTTTGCGTACTCTGTGGCCGACACGGGCGCGTTTCTGCTCACGGTGCTGGATCGGATTAGTGCGAGCGATCTGAAGGAGTCGCTACTGTTGCTTCCGTTCGCTGCCGTCGtcgagctgctcgaacgcATACCGCCGCTCGTGACGAGCCGGCGCGACTGCACCCCGCTGCTGTGCCGGGTGGTATCGTTTCTGTTCTTCATGCACCACAAAACGATCGTGAGTCAGAAGCTGCTGGTGCCCGTCATCGAGAATATGTCCAAAACGTTGCACCAAGAGGTTAGTTCGCTGCGCGACATGATCGGTACCAACCTGCACGCCTCGATGATGCTGCAGCGCGAGCTAGAGGAACAGCAGGGTTGCGCCCTGTTCCGCGACGCCACCGTGCAGCGGCGCGATCGTGAACGTCGACGACGGAAGCGGGAAGCTTCCAAGCGAACTTTCGTGCAAATCACCACGTAGAGGAACCGTGGGAGCCGATTACAGTGTATTTCGATCGATGTTTCTCGTAAATACACGTTAATTAAGGTTATAAAACTATCTGCTCCGATCGCACCGCATTTACCGTCTCCGGCGATCTCGCTCGTATTCACGCTCCCTATCGTAGCCGCCTCGTGGGGGGCGATCTTCGAAATCACGATCACGTTCTCGTTCCCGgcgtcgctctcgctcacgctcTTCCTGTCGCTCATGGCGTCGATGTCGGTCACGTTCTCGCTCCCTAATGTCGCGCTCTTTGAAGCCTCGATCACGGTCTGCGTAAAGACTaagaaaaggacgaacgggaACATTACACTCCGATGGGTCCTCCGGGCTCCCGTTTTACTTACTCTCGTCTGTCACGGatcccgccaccgccaccgcggtcACCTTCGGCTCGGTACCGCTCACGATCACCCCGCACACGCTCCCGCCCGTCTCGATCTTTCTCCCGATCGCGATAATTAGCTCCGtggtcaccgccaccaccacgatacCGATCGATGGGTGGCCTCTCGCGCGAAAGCGACCGATCACCCCGGCCGCCACCTTTGCTGCCCTTAACTTTGATCACCTCCAGCTTTTTCTCCTTGGCCAGTGGCGGGGCAGGCACATCGTCGGCGGCCTCGTCCTCGCTGGGCATCTCCTCGTCCAGATCGTCCTCGAGGGCCGACACTTTCGGTTCCAGGTCGTTGGTTTCCTCGAGCACGTAGCGTTTTTGGATGCGGGGCAAAATAATGTCACACACGCGTTCGTCGCGCAGCAACTCATCGATGAACTCGTCCATGTGGATCAGCTCGTACGCGCCCATCCGGTTTTGCTTGCGCAGCTTGCGGTTGTCGTTGTACAACGGTTCCAGGTACTTGTAGCAATCGAGCGACGACCCCGTGAGCCGCAGATAGAACGCCCCGAGTGCGCGCACGTACTTGAACTCCTCGTTCTTGATAAACTCCACCACAATGTCCTTTTCGGGTTGAATCTGTAGCATCTTCAGGGTGAGGCAGAGGAACGGCGTCGGCTTAATGTTGCCCCCGAACACGCCACCGACGAACCGCAGTTCCATCGCTTTGTCGACGAGCAGCTCCGCGGTAAGCGCGAAGCATTGCTCCTTCCAGTACTTCGAGTCGTAGATTCGGGAGCGGATGATTTTCTCGATCAGATACTGCGGGTTCGTACCGTGCACGTTCTTGGCGTCCTTCACCGTCCGGTTGGCCATCTTCGGTTGTCTGAAACTGCCGCCGCAGATCGGCAGACGccggaaaacacaaacaaaacaaacgcaactGACAGCAGCTCGTTGTCAACAACACGATGACAGTTGCAGCACAGTTGTGTTCGAAGAAGGTTGacgcgttttcttttccaatgCCCACCAAAGGTGGGCAATAACTCATTAAATAACAAGCCCGCGACCTTAAATCGTTTATTACGGTCGGAAAAGATCaatgtaaaacaaatatttattgtggAACAGAGCACTGTGACACTGCGGCTGCGGCCTACTGcgagaacaaaaaaacaatgcagGGAAACGTCAAAAggcgcaaagcaaaaacatctgCGACTCACTGTGGCAAACATATTGTGGCTTTGTTATTGTAGCATTGTGGTGGCCAGCTTTCTTTTCGTGGCGGCACACGATATTATGGACCCTAGTAGTCGGTCGGAATGTTAAATCAGTCCCCTGGCAAGCGAGATCACGATGAATCTGCAGTCCTTGTTTCAGGATTTCAATCCGAGGTGAGCAGCGTGAAGGTCGCTGAtgtttttgctcttttccTATCTACACGGTTCACGGTCTCGCGTATTTGTTTACAAGGGCGATCGGAGCGGGAACACAAGCTTACcattgtttcctgttttttgcaGTAAATTTGTGGTCCACTGTTGCCTGTTCACGTTCACCATTTTGTTCTGCCTCCGCTTGGACGACTATATCGGTAAGGGCGGACGAACGGGCCCCGCACGCCATCGATTGATATTTCCCCCTGTCTATTAATAAAcccttttcgtttcgtgctaGATTGGCCGTACTGGGTGGTGTTTGTGCCGCTATGGGTGTGGAAATCAATTGCCACGCTGGGCGCCATCGTGGGCGCTATCGTGTGGTGTCGATATCCGCACTACAGGTACGCAGCCCGAGCAGGTAGATCTTCCGGATCTAACTCGCGTCCCGGCTCTAACTCGTTCCAGGGTGGAAGGTGATTCGTACTCACATTTCAAGGCGATGCTAATATCGCTGTCGCTGCACCTTATCCTACTGATGTTTGAGCTGCTGGCCTGCGATCGGCTCACTTCCGGTCGCCACCTGTGGGTGCTCGTGTTCATCCCGCTCATCTTCGGCAGTGCGGCCAGTGTGGGGGCCTGCGTGTGGGCCGTCAAGCACGACCGATCGTTCGAGCTGGAGCTGTTCTGTGCCGTCAACGCACtgcagtttgtgtttttgcctCTCAAACTGGACGGGCTGGTGTCGTGGAGCTGGGAGGTCGTCTTCGTGCCACTGTGGATCGTGCTGTGCCTGAGCCTGGTCGCCGTCCTGTACAGTATCATCTTCTGCGTCATCCTGCTGCGCACGCCGGAGGTGTCAGCGCAACAGAAAAAGTCCGCTTTCTACTCTGCCATCGGCAACTGCGCCACCGTCATCCCCGTGCTCATCTTCCAGGTGCTGTTGGCCGACAAGCTCGACGAGGATCTCAACTTGCCGTACATAGCCGTGGCCGGACCGCTGCTGGTTGCACTATTCACGCTGATTCTGCTCAGCTTCAATGCCAAAGGTGGTAACAAGTGTGAGTACCGACGGTCAGCCGCGTTTGCTCTCGCCGAATCCCTGGCCCGTTGAACTCTTTCCAATCTCGTTGCAGGGTGGTTCGGAATACGGAAAAACTTCAGCCAATTCTTGCTCGGCGTGCTGCCTTGCCTGCAGGAATACGGCAACATATCATATCACACGGAAAACGGGCAAAACGTCCCACTGGACAGTGCCCACGTGCAGTTGGATGAGTTCGAGAAGTACGACAAGAAGAGCAAAAAGGCGCTGACGAAAAAGAACGATCACCTTAAACCGGTGGTCCCGATCGTCAGCATAGAGCTGCCCGATTAGAGGCCCGTCCGGACGTGGAGCATAGCTTTTTTGCGTTAGGCACACACTCACACCGTTCTTGTTGCTGATTGCCCGGTGGTTCTCTTCCCTTACGCGTAGTTCGGTTGAGTGTGCACTCGAAAAGTTGGATTTGTTGCTCCGTTACTCTTACGAAACGATAACGTTACTTTTAGTTGAAGTTTTAGTACCCAAGTACAGTGCTGCGTCGGATGCGGCGAACCGTACAAAACGAAAACTCTCGTCAGGCGCTCATGGCGAGGGATGATGAcaatatttgaatttattggAGGTTGCCGGTACCGATGGATTATCGAGGATAGCTTTAGGACTAACGTACATTCATTCTgcaaccccgggccgggggaaTTGTGCCGATTTATGATGGCGTAGTGAGAAGTCGGCTGAACTTGCTGCCACAGAGCCGGATGCTTTGAATGCTTGAAAGGTTGAAAATATTGTTGTACAAGGCATAGCGCATTACTCGGTTCAGTTGTAAATAGGGCACGGTTTGTTAAGCGATTTGCGGCCTATTCAGCGTGCAagttcaataaaacaaaactggccAACTGGTAGGCAACTGCGTCGtcgtgtttcctttttcgctaCTGTTCTCATGCGCACCACTGTAGATCCACCGCTCGAACTCGACAGCATAAACGCGCGACGTTGCGGCAAAGTGACAGCTCGGAAGCGTCGAgcattttgtgtttgtgtgtacaTCTCGTGTTGCCTTTCTGCTGCCCCTGCTGCAATTGCTCTGCATTTTTTATCCGCAACAGATTGCCCGAAAGTGGCAAAGTGCGGCAcgaacgaaaaatcaattaccgCCGAGCAGTGCCAGAAATTCTGCGTCTGGGTGGGGAGACAGAAGAGGGTTACATAAAGTACCGCATTCGATCGATAGTTTTCGGAATTCAGTGGCCGCGCGGTACCGTGGAGGGCTGCCAAGTCGCATTCGGGTCGCTACGGTGCaggtgtgctgctgctgtgtgccgCATTGTCCCGGGAGCttggaacggaagcggaacacAAACGCGGTTTCGCTTCCGGCTCCTGTGTGGTCGCGTCGCGAGTGCTCGCAAAATGGATTGGTGGCAACCGTGGTGTACCCTCTTCGATAGATGAGCTTCGAAACAGTTAACCGGTCCACAACGACAACGCATCGCCATCATACTCATCGCAGCACGCTTGTAGAGGCCGAACATTTAGTCCACACGCCGATCGTAGTAGCCTGCTATGCTGATACGGGAACCAGCGTAACGACAGTAGCAAAAAGTGCATTCACAACCGCTGCCGCAGCATCCTGCGATTACATCGAAGACACATCGGAGCGTCATGAAATTGAGTATTACTGCGAACGGATCGGACGCACTGACCCGCGCGACGCATCGGACGGGCCGTACGATTACAGCGATTTTAAGCTTGACGCACTAGACTTTAGCCTCACCAAGCGTCTGCTAGGagccgttttctttttgcttgtTATCTACGCTTGGAAGCAGTACAttgacgacgaagaagaatcCGACACGATCTACATCTAGTGAGCGCACATACACGGAACGGGACAATGGGGACGAAGAAGGTGTCCTACTTTTTTAACCCGGACGTCGGAAACTTCCACTACGGGCCCGGGCACCCGATGAAACCGCACCGGCTGTCGGTAATCCACCACCTGGTGATGAACTATGGACTGCACAAAAAGATGCAAATCTATCGACCGTACAAGTAAGTGTTGCGATGGTTGCTGCGAGTGTCCTTTCTATTTCCTTCGTTTCCACAGAGCGAGCGCACATGATATGTGTCGTTTCCATAGCGACGAGTATATCGAGTTCCTGCAACGCGTTACACCGCAGAACATTCAGGGCTACACCAAGTGCCTGTCGGTGTTCAACGTCGGCGACGACTGTCCCGTGTTCGACGGGTTGTTTGAGTTCTGTGCCATGTACACCGGTGCCTCGCTCGAGGGCGCACAGAAGCTGAACCACAACCACAGCGATATCTGCATCAACTGGTCCGGGGGGTTGCATCACGCGAAAAAGTTCGAAGCGTCCGGGTTTTGCTACGTGAACGACATCGTGATCGGTATCCTGGAGCTGCTGAAGTACCATCCGCGCGTGCTCtacatcgacatcgacgtgCACCATGGGGACGGGGTACAGGAGGCGTTCTACCTGACCGACCGCGTGATGACGGTTTCGTTTCACAAGTACGGCAACTACTTCTTCCCCGGCACGGGCGACATGTACGAGATCGGGGCGGAATCGGGCCGCTACTACTCGGTCAACGTGCCCCTGAA encodes the following:
- the LOC131209237 gene encoding transmembrane protein 185B isoform X2, whose translation is MNLQSLFQDFNPSKFVVHCCLFTFTILFCLRLDDYIGAIVWCRYPHYRVEGDSYSHFKAMLISLSLHLILLMFELLACDRLTSGRHLWVLVFIPLIFGSAASVGACVWAVKHDRSFELELFCAVNALQFVFLPLKLDGLVSWSWEVVFVPLWIVLCLSLVAVLYSIIFCVILLRTPEVSAQQKKSAFYSAIGNCATVIPVLIFQVLLADKLDEDLNLPYIAVAGPLLVALFTLILLSFNAKGGNKWWFGIRKNFSQFLLGVLPCLQEYGNISYHTENGQNVPLDSAHVQLDEFEKYDKKSKKALTKKNDHLKPVVPIVSIELPD
- the LOC131210922 gene encoding uncharacterized protein LOC131210922 isoform X2 → MSSKAGNPKGGVRDDLSTESVEVLRERLNTMKRLIAERQNSSSSSSGSSEMWSPHTRASSCSGIIDGNFLSVAFGGALIVILSVSVYAFYNLYFAVLKKFPSQHTEL
- the LOC131208586 gene encoding pre-mRNA-splicing factor 38; protein product: MANRTVKDAKNVHGTNPQYLIEKIIRSRIYDSKYWKEQCFALTAELLVDKAMELRFVGGVFGGNIKPTPFLCLTLKMLQIQPEKDIVVEFIKNEEFKYVRALGAFYLRLTGSSLDCYKYLEPLYNDNRKLRKQNRMGAYELIHMDEFIDELLRDERVCDIILPRIQKRYVLEETNDLEPKVSALEDDLDEEMPSEDEAADDVPAPPLAKEKKLEVIKVKGSKGGGRGDRSLSRERPPIDRYRGGGGDHGANYRDREKDRDGRERVRGDRERYRAEGDRGGGGGIRDRRDLYADRDRGFKERDIRERERDRHRRHERQEERERERRRERERDRDFEDRPPRGGYDREREYERDRRRR
- the LOC131212485 gene encoding histone deacetylase 3; translated protein: MGTKKVSYFFNPDVGNFHYGPGHPMKPHRLSVIHHLVMNYGLHKKMQIYRPYKASAHDMCRFHSDEYIEFLQRVTPQNIQGYTKCLSVFNVGDDCPVFDGLFEFCAMYTGASLEGAQKLNHNHSDICINWSGGLHHAKKFEASGFCYVNDIVIGILELLKYHPRVLYIDIDVHHGDGVQEAFYLTDRVMTVSFHKYGNYFFPGTGDMYEIGAESGRYYSVNVPLKEGIDDQSYVQVFKPVISAVMEFYQPTAIVLQCGADSLAGDRLGCFSLSTKGHGECVKFVKDLNVPTLVVGGGGYTLRNVARCWTYETSLLIDETISNELPMNDYLEFFAPDFTLHPDIPSRQDNANSKQYLEAITRHVYDNLKMCQHAPSVQMFDIPEDALSEDLKANADAEPNPDVRVSQEDEDKLVEPKNEFFDGDNDNDKSENEP
- the LOC131208585 gene encoding WD repeat-containing protein 3, with amino-acid sequence MGLTKQYLTYKAASSFNIIASGRANISFVSVNGIDGRYVVVAAAEKVIVWNMRLSEKVAEFKRDKQEVTHLRASPDQKHLAVGYADGVVELFDFDSQLSVCSLAAHRSAVSALNFDLLGLQLVSGALDNDVVVSDVVAHEGKCRLSGHTAPVTQACFMQRYQDVVVSCSKDTQIKFWNLETQCCFKTIVDHRTEVWGIALMRNDDFLVCGTADTQLSVYRIVPLADDQPSTLPGVTPIEEESTVSPFRCTAIGSIQRAGHGRTINLVADTNGQVLGCHGTDKKIELFYFCTIDEALKKLTKRMKKLKTKVGTEDSPSAPEARQVALTDEIKRLPSLVTPEKVKSFDMLLGSRNELRVCCTFLKNFVQLSSLALGTKSAQPVTLHTVQKQGHPSEVRSVSFSSDSLAIASGSAESLKLWSRSSQTVLRTVPTDGGYVVSTCFVPGDRHVLVGVKSGQLLIVDIAAAEIIERIEAHEKELWSISLTPGMHGCVTAGGDTTVKFWSFELIGGAEQGDVKVLSLLHKNTLKLEEAVLCVRISPNGKYLAVALLDTTVKIFFLDTLKFYLSLYGHKLPVLTMDIAYDSSIIVTGSADRTIKIWGMDFGDCHRSLLAHDNSVTALQFVPKTHLFFSCGKDGRVKQWDADSFQKIITLAGHLGEAYDLAVSPNGRYVVSCGSDRTLRLFKRTDEPLVLQDAQEEEREELENATLATGEESSVPGLPGLRLPSKKTVGAEKGAENILECLEVCRKYEAEGCKGPLPPLMFAYSVADTGAFLLTVLDRISASDLKESLLLLPFAAVVELLERIPPLVTSRRDCTPLLCRVVSFLFFMHHKTIVSQKLLVPVIENMSKTLHQEVSSLRDMIGTNLHASMMLQRELEEQQGCALFRDATVQRRDRERRRRKREASKRTFVQITT
- the LOC131210922 gene encoding uncharacterized protein LOC131210922 isoform X1, translated to MSSKAGNPKGGVRDEDLSTESVEVLRERLNTMKRLIAERQNSSSSSSGSSEMWSPHTRASSCSGIIDGNFLSVAFGGALIVILSVSVYAFYNLYFAVLKKFPSQHTEL
- the LOC131209237 gene encoding transmembrane protein 185B isoform X1, with the protein product MNLQSLFQDFNPSKFVVHCCLFTFTILFCLRLDDYIDWPYWVVFVPLWVWKSIATLGAIVGAIVWCRYPHYRVEGDSYSHFKAMLISLSLHLILLMFELLACDRLTSGRHLWVLVFIPLIFGSAASVGACVWAVKHDRSFELELFCAVNALQFVFLPLKLDGLVSWSWEVVFVPLWIVLCLSLVAVLYSIIFCVILLRTPEVSAQQKKSAFYSAIGNCATVIPVLIFQVLLADKLDEDLNLPYIAVAGPLLVALFTLILLSFNAKGGNKWWFGIRKNFSQFLLGVLPCLQEYGNISYHTENGQNVPLDSAHVQLDEFEKYDKKSKKALTKKNDHLKPVVPIVSIELPD